A stretch of the Geovibrio thiophilus genome encodes the following:
- the nifJ gene encoding pyruvate:ferredoxin (flavodoxin) oxidoreductase, with protein sequence MATRRKVNIDGNTAAAHVAHATNEVIAIYPITPSSVMGEIADEKSAVGEVNIWGTVPRVVELQSEGGASGTVHGALSTGALTTTFTASQGLLLMIPNMLKIAGELTPTVFHVSARAIASHALSIFGDHSDVMSCRQTGWSMLCSNNPQEVMDFALISQAATLEGRIPVLHFFDGFRTSHEIRTTEELTLEDMRSMISDELVRSHRARALTPDCPTIKGTAQNPDVFFQSRETANKFYSDFPAIMQNQMNKFADLTGRQYNLVDYFGAPDAEKVVIIMGSGADVAEEAVEYMTSLGEKVGIIKIRLYRPFPLADFINALPKTVKKMAVLDRTKEPGSIGEPMYLDVRTAIGEAMQKKMFKFEGYPVIVGGRYGLGSKEFTPSMVKAVFDNLDKDEPMNGFSVGIEDDLNKTSLSYDPNWLTPRDGVYNAMFFGLGSDGTVGANKNSAKIIGEYTDNNVQAYFVYDSKKAGSMTTSHLRFGKKTIKSSYLVQEADFVACHNFSFLDKYEMLKYLRPGGTFLLNSQFDKDTVWSHLPEIVKKQIIAKKAKFFVINAVDAAEKIGLGSRYNVILQTAFFKESGILPFDKAVEAISDAIKKSYGRYGEKVVNMNLKSVEAGSTELFEVDYSKEDKLGVKENEVIPFPIVNNCVTDKDATPFVKEVTSVLVANRGDEVTVSQLPIDGTFPTGTAKFEKRNIAINAPVWEEELCIQCAICSFVCPHASIRTMVYDPAVLDKAPKSFKSSDARGKEFAGMKFTVQLAPEDCTGCGACVHNCPAKSKTDPSVKAINMKPQHEIRDQEAENFAFFLTIPELPVEKYNKNSLKGSQLSPHMFEFSGACAGCGETPYVKLLAQLFGDRAIIANATGCSSIYGGNLPTTPYTTRCDGRGPAWSNSLFEDNAEFGYGMRLTVDQFELQAKELIEKLSDKLDKALVAEILNAEQKDQLQIEQQRERIAKLKAQAEKLGTEDGKNLVSLADYLVKKSVWILGGDGWAYDIGYGGLDHVLAASENINVLVLDTEVYSNTGGQASKSTPIGAAAKFAFSGKVAEKKDLGMIAMTYGHIYVAKVSLANPAQCIKAFVEAEQYNGPSIILAYSHCIAHGIDMTSGVDAQKRAVNSGYWPLFRFHPDKFAAGENPLTFDSKDPSMALKDFMATENRFKVVQKMFPEKAKELAEIADEKVKRRFSIYKQLAEKMDCSK encoded by the coding sequence ATGGCTACCAGAAGAAAAGTCAACATCGACGGCAATACCGCTGCCGCCCATGTTGCCCATGCAACCAATGAAGTCATAGCGATTTATCCCATCACTCCCTCTTCTGTAATGGGCGAAATTGCAGACGAAAAAAGCGCTGTCGGCGAAGTTAACATCTGGGGTACGGTTCCCAGAGTTGTTGAGCTTCAGTCTGAAGGCGGAGCCTCAGGCACTGTTCACGGAGCACTTTCGACCGGAGCACTCACCACCACCTTCACTGCTTCGCAGGGTCTTCTGCTTATGATTCCCAACATGCTGAAAATAGCCGGCGAGCTTACTCCCACTGTTTTCCATGTAAGCGCAAGAGCCATAGCGTCACATGCTCTTTCCATTTTCGGAGATCATTCCGATGTTATGAGCTGCCGCCAGACAGGCTGGTCTATGCTCTGTTCAAACAACCCGCAGGAGGTTATGGACTTCGCTCTCATATCTCAGGCGGCAACCCTTGAGGGCAGAATCCCTGTTCTCCACTTCTTCGACGGTTTCAGGACTTCACATGAAATCCGCACCACAGAAGAGCTTACTCTCGAAGATATGAGATCGATGATCAGCGACGAGCTCGTGCGCAGCCACAGAGCCAGAGCGCTCACACCTGACTGTCCCACCATAAAGGGTACTGCGCAGAACCCCGATGTATTCTTCCAGAGCCGTGAAACTGCCAATAAATTCTACTCAGACTTCCCTGCCATTATGCAGAATCAGATGAACAAATTTGCCGACCTTACGGGCAGACAATATAATCTTGTTGACTACTTCGGAGCTCCGGACGCCGAGAAAGTTGTCATCATCATGGGTTCCGGCGCTGATGTTGCCGAGGAAGCCGTGGAGTACATGACCTCACTCGGTGAAAAAGTCGGTATCATAAAAATCAGGCTGTACAGACCTTTCCCCCTTGCTGATTTCATAAACGCTCTCCCTAAAACGGTTAAGAAAATGGCTGTTCTTGACAGAACAAAAGAGCCCGGTTCAATAGGCGAGCCTATGTACCTTGATGTCCGCACCGCAATCGGCGAAGCCATGCAGAAAAAGATGTTCAAGTTTGAGGGCTACCCTGTGATAGTCGGCGGAAGATACGGACTCGGTTCAAAAGAGTTTACGCCCTCTATGGTTAAGGCTGTTTTTGACAACCTTGATAAAGACGAGCCCATGAACGGCTTCTCTGTCGGTATAGAAGACGACCTCAATAAAACAAGCCTGTCTTACGATCCTAACTGGCTTACTCCCAGAGACGGCGTTTACAACGCTATGTTCTTCGGTCTCGGTTCAGACGGTACCGTGGGCGCGAACAAAAACTCAGCCAAAATCATCGGTGAGTACACCGACAACAATGTTCAGGCGTACTTCGTTTACGATTCAAAGAAAGCAGGCTCAATGACCACCTCTCACCTGCGTTTCGGCAAAAAAACAATAAAAAGCTCATATCTTGTTCAGGAAGCGGATTTCGTGGCATGCCACAACTTCTCGTTCCTCGACAAATATGAAATGCTTAAATACCTCAGACCCGGCGGAACATTCCTCCTTAACAGCCAGTTCGATAAGGACACTGTATGGAGCCACCTGCCCGAAATAGTTAAAAAACAGATCATCGCTAAAAAAGCGAAGTTCTTTGTAATCAACGCTGTTGACGCTGCCGAGAAGATCGGTCTCGGCTCAAGATACAACGTTATACTCCAGACTGCGTTTTTCAAGGAATCAGGCATTCTCCCCTTTGACAAAGCAGTGGAAGCGATCAGCGACGCCATTAAAAAATCCTACGGCAGATACGGCGAAAAAGTCGTGAACATGAACCTCAAGTCAGTTGAGGCCGGTTCAACAGAGCTTTTTGAGGTTGACTACTCAAAAGAGGACAAGCTCGGCGTTAAGGAAAACGAAGTTATTCCTTTCCCCATAGTAAACAACTGCGTGACGGACAAAGACGCCACTCCTTTTGTTAAAGAGGTTACAAGCGTGCTTGTCGCCAACAGAGGGGATGAAGTCACTGTTTCACAGCTTCCGATCGACGGCACTTTCCCCACAGGAACGGCTAAGTTTGAAAAACGCAACATCGCTATCAACGCTCCTGTTTGGGAAGAGGAACTCTGCATCCAGTGCGCGATCTGCTCATTCGTATGCCCTCACGCTTCGATCAGGACAATGGTTTACGATCCCGCTGTCCTTGACAAGGCTCCCAAAAGCTTTAAATCAAGCGATGCCAGAGGAAAAGAGTTCGCAGGCATGAAATTCACTGTTCAGCTTGCTCCCGAAGACTGCACTGGCTGCGGTGCCTGCGTTCATAACTGCCCTGCGAAGAGCAAAACGGATCCTTCAGTTAAAGCCATCAATATGAAGCCTCAGCATGAAATCAGAGATCAGGAAGCGGAAAACTTCGCTTTCTTCCTCACTATTCCTGAGCTTCCCGTTGAGAAATATAATAAGAACTCGCTCAAGGGCAGCCAGCTTTCTCCCCATATGTTTGAGTTCTCAGGCGCATGCGCAGGCTGCGGCGAGACTCCTTATGTTAAACTGCTTGCGCAGCTTTTCGGCGACAGAGCGATAATCGCCAACGCCACAGGCTGCTCATCGATTTACGGCGGGAACCTGCCCACAACACCATATACCACAAGGTGCGACGGCAGAGGACCCGCATGGTCGAACTCACTGTTCGAGGACAACGCGGAGTTCGGCTACGGCATGAGACTCACTGTTGACCAGTTTGAGCTTCAGGCGAAAGAGCTCATAGAAAAACTCAGCGACAAGCTGGACAAGGCTCTTGTGGCTGAAATCCTTAATGCTGAACAGAAAGACCAGCTCCAGATAGAACAGCAGAGAGAAAGAATCGCCAAGCTCAAAGCTCAGGCTGAAAAGCTCGGAACGGAAGACGGCAAAAACCTTGTTTCGCTTGCCGACTATCTCGTTAAGAAGTCCGTATGGATTCTCGGCGGTGACGGATGGGCATATGACATAGGCTACGGCGGTCTTGATCATGTTCTTGCTGCATCAGAGAACATTAATGTTCTGGTTCTTGATACCGAGGTTTACTCAAATACGGGCGGTCAGGCTTCCAAATCAACGCCAATAGGCGCTGCCGCGAAGTTTGCTTTCTCCGGTAAAGTGGCTGAGAAAAAAGACCTTGGCATGATAGCAATGACTTACGGTCATATATATGTGGCGAAGGTGTCTCTCGCGAACCCCGCGCAGTGCATCAAAGCGTTTGTTGAAGCGGAGCAGTACAACGGTCCCTCAATCATCCTTGCTTACTCACACTGCATTGCCCACGGTATAGACATGACAAGCGGAGTGGACGCTCAGAAAAGAGCCGTCAACTCCGGCTACTGGCCTCTGTTCCGCTTCCATCCCGACAAGTTCGCGGCGGGAGAAAACCCCCTGACTTTTGACAGCAAGGATCCCTCCATGGCTCTGAAAGACTTCATGGCCACTGAGAACAGGTTCAAGGTTGTTCAGAAAATGTTCCCCGAAAAAGCGAAAGAACTCGCAGAAATAGCGGACGAGAAAGTTAAACGCAGATTCTCCATCTACAAACAGCTTGCTGAAAAGATGGATTGCAGCAAATAA
- a CDS encoding sensor histidine kinase, giving the protein MEENENLHTFFASAQRTPHEEIVRKAREVRSAPYIAQILDSLPDTVAVLDENRQIIFANKLLLTLLGLPDQEKLIGMRPGEALACMHAFADGCPSCGTTEYCSQCGAVGAILGANLLADEIKECRIVTEHGDAFDLLVTTRIIPVNNSEYILFIAKNIADEKRRIILERIFYHDISNLAGVIHTMSDILKDSPPPADCSEYHSILYGTSKALVEEVQSHRLLSLAESKELVINIERADSLSIAGEAVMIYSNHSAAFQREVAVAENSEQIFFETDKTILRRVLGNMIKNALEASLEGEKVITGCYRKNENAVFFVHNNGFMPKDVQLQVFQRSFSTKGKGRGLGTYSIKLLAENYLKGKVRFETSKENGTTFFAELPLSYSPF; this is encoded by the coding sequence TTGGAAGAAAATGAAAATCTGCATACGTTTTTTGCATCTGCGCAGAGAACTCCCCATGAGGAAATAGTCCGGAAAGCCCGGGAGGTCAGAAGCGCCCCGTACATTGCGCAGATACTGGATTCTCTGCCGGATACCGTTGCGGTTCTGGACGAAAACAGACAGATTATCTTCGCGAATAAGCTCCTTTTGACCCTCCTCGGTCTGCCCGATCAGGAAAAACTCATAGGCATGCGCCCCGGAGAAGCTCTGGCGTGCATGCACGCCTTTGCGGACGGCTGTCCATCCTGCGGAACAACGGAATACTGCTCCCAGTGCGGCGCTGTGGGAGCTATTCTCGGCGCGAACCTGCTTGCTGATGAAATAAAGGAATGCAGAATAGTCACCGAGCATGGAGATGCGTTCGATCTTCTCGTCACAACAAGAATAATCCCGGTAAACAACTCAGAATACATACTTTTCATAGCCAAAAACATTGCTGACGAAAAACGGAGAATCATTCTGGAGAGAATTTTCTACCACGATATATCAAACCTCGCCGGGGTAATCCACACCATGAGCGATATACTCAAGGACTCCCCTCCCCCTGCGGACTGCTCTGAATACCACAGCATTCTCTACGGAACCTCAAAAGCACTGGTGGAGGAGGTTCAGTCCCACAGGCTGCTGAGCCTTGCCGAATCCAAGGAGCTGGTAATAAATATTGAGCGTGCGGACAGTCTGTCCATTGCCGGCGAAGCAGTGATGATCTATTCCAACCACAGTGCCGCTTTCCAGAGAGAAGTTGCCGTCGCGGAAAACTCAGAACAGATCTTTTTTGAAACTGATAAAACGATCCTGAGAAGAGTTCTCGGCAATATGATAAAAAACGCCCTTGAAGCCAGCCTCGAAGGTGAAAAAGTAATCACAGGCTGCTACAGAAAAAATGAAAATGCTGTTTTCTTCGTCCACAACAACGGGTTCATGCCCAAGGATGTCCAGCTGCAGGTTTTCCAGCGCTCCTTCTCCACCAAAGGCAAAGGGCGGGGCTTAGGCACATACAGCATTAAGCTTCTCGCCGAAAATTATCTCAAAGGCAAAGTTCGCTTTGAAACAAGCAAAGAGAACGGAACAACCTTCTTCGCGGAGCTGCCTCTCTCGTATTCTCCTTTCTGA
- a CDS encoding ABC transporter substrate-binding protein has translation MSFSQMTIKEIIDNHPETRDIFVSNGFEHFKDDAKLNTLGKFLKLETALKNKKFDVDTFVALLEDKVNSNEAAADVTLKKTKTEGAVSMKGLLPCPVRLPILEKIDAYAESEGVSVAYKLEAASIGADWMNAEIRNAESVDSLADIYLSAGFELFFSKSFRDKLHADGSFKNLVETGINARFTDLKLEDPRNILSIVSLVPAVFMLNLEEQGDLPEPKTWADLLRPEYENKVALPVGDFDLFNAILLNIYKDHGIEGVRKLGKCLIRSMHPAEMVKNAGKKVAGKPYITIMPYFFTKMLAGLKTVKVYFPEDGAIVSPVFMLARDKEGVRPLAQAVAGKEIGEILTQKGLFPSTHPEVQNVLPDYAPFKWIGWDFIENNDIDQIIEETMNIFKNS, from the coding sequence ATGAGCTTTTCGCAGATGACAATCAAAGAAATAATCGATAACCACCCCGAGACAAGAGACATATTCGTATCCAACGGGTTTGAACACTTTAAAGACGATGCCAAGCTTAACACTCTGGGCAAATTCCTTAAGCTGGAAACAGCCCTGAAAAATAAAAAGTTTGATGTGGATACCTTCGTGGCGCTCCTTGAGGACAAAGTGAACTCCAACGAAGCTGCGGCGGATGTTACTCTTAAAAAAACTAAAACAGAAGGCGCAGTGAGCATGAAGGGGCTTCTCCCCTGCCCTGTGCGCCTGCCCATACTTGAAAAGATAGACGCTTACGCCGAAAGCGAAGGCGTGTCGGTTGCGTATAAGCTCGAAGCAGCCTCTATCGGTGCCGACTGGATGAACGCTGAGATAAGAAACGCCGAATCGGTTGACTCTCTGGCGGACATTTACCTCTCCGCAGGGTTTGAGCTTTTCTTCAGCAAAAGCTTCCGTGATAAGCTTCATGCGGACGGCAGCTTCAAAAACCTCGTTGAAACAGGCATAAACGCCAGATTCACAGACCTGAAGCTTGAAGACCCGAGAAACATTCTCTCCATAGTTTCCCTTGTGCCCGCGGTGTTCATGCTGAACCTTGAGGAGCAGGGAGACCTGCCCGAACCGAAAACATGGGCTGATCTCCTCCGCCCTGAATATGAAAACAAAGTTGCTCTCCCCGTGGGCGACTTCGATCTCTTTAACGCCATCCTCCTGAATATATACAAAGATCACGGTATAGAGGGCGTGAGGAAGCTGGGCAAATGCCTTATCAGATCAATGCACCCTGCGGAAATGGTTAAGAATGCGGGAAAAAAGGTTGCAGGCAAGCCTTATATCACTATCATGCCCTATTTCTTCACCAAGATGCTCGCAGGACTCAAGACTGTTAAGGTTTACTTCCCTGAGGACGGAGCGATTGTGAGCCCTGTTTTCATGCTGGCAAGGGATAAAGAGGGCGTGCGCCCCCTTGCTCAGGCTGTCGCGGGAAAAGAAATTGGTGAAATTCTCACACAGAAAGGGCTTTTCCCTTCCACTCACCCCGAGGTGCAGAACGTTCTGCCAGATTACGCCCCGTTTAAGTGGATCGGCTGGGATTTTATAGAGAATAATGATATTGATCAGATAATAGAAGAAACAATGAACATATTCAAAAACTCCTGA
- a CDS encoding TRAP transporter permease, with protein sequence MYDNLTKIEKYLYDGMALFLVLFYSYSALVVPAATQYHKGVYVFVTYILVFLVYKSKSIFFRIVDYILLILSAVTVIYFMMNFEALNYRTGAETQTDGIIAIIGVLIGIEVARRAVGTVFVVLGAVLLLYGVYGPYAPELLMHPGGSFMEICVTCFYKNDGVFGIMADVLATYVLLFVIFGAFLEKSGAQKFFIDLPVVLVGHKTGGPAKVAVIASALFGSISGSAIANTVSTGAFTIPLMKKVGFKPHVAGAIEPAASIGGMFMPPIMGAGGFIMAELTGIPYSKIMLIAIFPAMMYFFSVFVMVHFEAKIHNIRGEKSEESAMKIFKEGWYYILPLGVITVLMIIGYDAGLSAVVGILTCLVISWFKKETRIDLGGMVDAARKGAESSLKIGATVGVIGIIIAMLTFSGLILTFADIVIGLAEGKLWLTILLIALASLILGMGVPVTAAYLITAVVAVPALTHLGVSPIAAHMIVYWLSQDSNITPPVCIAAFAGAAIAEAHMWKTAFNAFKFAKFLYLAPFLFGYVPAFSLDGSSMDIVKAFILIIIGTWLYSYLLSFAWYYTIKNRFIPAKAA encoded by the coding sequence GTGTACGATAACCTTACAAAAATTGAAAAATACCTTTACGATGGGATGGCGCTTTTTCTCGTTCTCTTCTATTCATACTCGGCGCTTGTAGTGCCCGCCGCCACCCAGTACCACAAAGGAGTGTATGTCTTTGTTACATATATTCTTGTCTTTCTGGTTTACAAATCAAAAAGCATATTCTTCCGCATAGTGGATTATATACTATTGATTCTGTCAGCGGTAACCGTCATCTACTTCATGATGAACTTTGAAGCCCTGAACTACAGAACAGGTGCGGAAACGCAGACAGACGGAATCATAGCCATAATAGGCGTGCTGATAGGCATTGAAGTCGCCCGCAGAGCAGTGGGAACTGTGTTTGTGGTACTCGGGGCGGTTCTTCTCCTGTACGGCGTCTACGGACCTTACGCACCGGAGCTTCTTATGCACCCGGGCGGCTCCTTCATGGAAATATGTGTAACCTGTTTCTATAAAAACGACGGAGTGTTCGGCATAATGGCGGATGTTCTTGCCACGTACGTGCTTCTGTTCGTTATATTCGGAGCCTTCCTTGAAAAGTCCGGTGCTCAGAAATTCTTCATTGATCTGCCCGTTGTTCTTGTGGGACACAAAACGGGCGGTCCTGCCAAGGTCGCGGTTATCGCCAGCGCGCTTTTCGGTTCAATATCGGGCAGCGCCATAGCGAATACAGTGTCAACCGGAGCCTTCACTATTCCTCTCATGAAAAAAGTCGGCTTCAAGCCCCACGTGGCAGGCGCCATTGAACCTGCGGCGTCCATAGGCGGAATGTTTATGCCTCCAATCATGGGCGCAGGCGGCTTCATCATGGCGGAGCTTACGGGCATCCCCTATTCCAAGATCATGCTTATAGCAATCTTCCCCGCGATGATGTACTTCTTCAGTGTTTTCGTAATGGTTCACTTTGAAGCGAAGATTCATAACATCAGAGGCGAAAAGTCCGAAGAATCCGCAATGAAAATCTTCAAAGAAGGCTGGTATTACATCCTTCCTCTGGGAGTTATCACCGTGCTCATGATCATCGGCTACGATGCTGGTCTCTCAGCAGTGGTGGGTATACTCACATGCCTTGTGATAAGCTGGTTTAAGAAGGAAACGAGAATAGACCTCGGCGGAATGGTGGACGCCGCGAGAAAAGGCGCGGAAAGCAGTCTTAAAATCGGCGCTACTGTTGGTGTAATCGGTATTATCATCGCCATGCTCACGTTCAGCGGTCTTATACTCACCTTCGCTGATATAGTGATCGGACTGGCGGAAGGAAAGCTCTGGCTTACAATTCTGCTCATTGCTCTTGCATCCCTCATCCTCGGCATGGGTGTTCCGGTTACGGCGGCTTACCTCATCACGGCTGTTGTCGCAGTGCCTGCGCTGACTCACCTAGGCGTAAGCCCAATAGCGGCGCATATGATTGTTTACTGGCTCAGTCAGGATTCAAATATAACACCTCCGGTGTGCATAGCGGCATTCGCGGGAGCAGCCATAGCAGAGGCGCATATGTGGAAAACAGCGTTCAACGCTTTTAAGTTCGCGAAATTTCTATACCTTGCGCCGTTCCTGTTCGGTTATGTGCCGGCTTTCTCTCTGGACGGCTCATCCATGGATATAGTCAAGGCATTCATACTGATAATAATCGGTACATGGCTGTATTCGTATCTGCTCAGCTTCGCATGGTACTACACAATAAAAAACAGGTTCATACCCGCTAAAGCGGCATAA
- a CDS encoding GTP-binding protein — protein sequence MKFITVSGPPSSGKTSVILKTIDALASRELKTGVVKFDCLTTDDDKLYEKKGIPVKKGLSGALCPDHFFVSNVEECVRWGKDKGLDILISESAGLCNRCSPHIKDITAVCVIDNLSGVNTPKKIGPMLKSADIVIITKGDIVSQAEREVFASRVKIANPAATIMNVNGITGQGAYELSRLFISGDEIETLKGRMLRFSMPSALCSYCLGERRIGDSYQMGNVRKMDMEE from the coding sequence ATGAAATTTATAACAGTTTCCGGACCCCCTTCATCGGGCAAAACATCGGTAATTCTGAAAACCATAGATGCTCTCGCCTCCAGAGAGCTTAAGACAGGCGTAGTCAAATTTGACTGCCTCACGACGGACGACGACAAGCTGTACGAGAAAAAAGGTATTCCTGTCAAAAAAGGTCTTTCCGGCGCGTTATGCCCCGATCACTTCTTCGTAAGCAATGTTGAAGAGTGTGTACGCTGGGGAAAAGACAAAGGACTTGATATACTCATAAGTGAGAGCGCCGGACTCTGCAACAGATGCTCTCCGCACATAAAAGACATCACGGCAGTATGCGTGATTGACAACCTCAGCGGAGTGAACACGCCCAAGAAGATTGGTCCCATGCTGAAGTCCGCTGATATAGTGATCATCACCAAGGGCGACATAGTATCTCAGGCGGAAAGGGAGGTCTTCGCGTCCAGAGTGAAGATAGCAAACCCCGCAGCTACCATAATGAACGTGAACGGTATCACCGGACAGGGCGCTTATGAGCTTTCACGTCTGTTCATCAGCGGTGATGAAATAGAAACTCTCAAGGGACGCATGCTGAGATTTTCCATGCCTTCCGCTCTCTGCTCCTACTGCCTCGGCGAAAGGAGAATCGGCGACAGCTACCAGATGGGCAACGTCCGTAAAATGGATATGGAGGAATAA
- a CDS encoding ATP-binding cassette domain-containing protein, translating into MKKAADRKFSEQTYMTDFFESFGLKIENMAITPAEYISSVPEEKLEDLGIEPETFFISLEAFVADFESMMSDKGMNVESLTIVGGQDKSGNPENVKLTINKGDIICIVGPTGSGKSRLLADIEWLADGDTPTGRRILINGEKPDLSIRYSPEHKLVAQLSQNMNFVMDLTAEEFVMMHAESRLVENPAEKTALIIEQANMLAGEQFKPDTPVTSLSGGQSRALMIADTAFLSKSPVVLVDEIENAGIDRKKALELLVKEEKLVLMATHDPILALMGSKRIVIKNGGIHEIIETSSEERGSLEALRKLDEKLLTMRNILRTGGRLNNIDDTII; encoded by the coding sequence ATGAAAAAAGCCGCCGACAGGAAATTTTCCGAACAGACATACATGACCGATTTTTTTGAGAGCTTCGGTCTTAAAATAGAGAATATGGCTATAACCCCTGCTGAGTACATAAGCAGCGTGCCCGAAGAGAAGCTTGAGGATCTGGGCATTGAGCCTGAAACCTTTTTCATTTCCCTTGAAGCTTTCGTAGCGGATTTTGAGTCCATGATGAGCGACAAGGGAATGAACGTTGAAAGCCTCACCATCGTGGGCGGACAGGACAAAAGCGGAAATCCGGAAAATGTTAAGCTAACTATAAACAAAGGTGATATAATCTGCATAGTAGGACCTACCGGCTCGGGTAAAAGCCGCCTGCTGGCGGATATAGAATGGCTGGCGGACGGAGACACCCCCACCGGAAGGCGGATTCTGATAAACGGTGAAAAACCGGATCTATCAATACGCTATTCTCCTGAGCATAAGCTTGTGGCGCAGCTTTCGCAGAACATGAACTTTGTCATGGACTTAACAGCGGAAGAGTTCGTTATGATGCACGCTGAAAGCAGGCTTGTGGAAAACCCCGCGGAGAAAACAGCGCTGATAATCGAGCAGGCAAATATGCTTGCGGGGGAACAATTTAAACCGGATACTCCCGTAACCTCCCTCAGCGGCGGTCAGTCCCGTGCGCTGATGATAGCGGACACAGCCTTTCTGAGCAAGTCGCCGGTTGTTCTTGTTGATGAGATCGAAAACGCCGGAATCGACAGAAAAAAAGCTCTGGAACTGCTTGTGAAGGAAGAGAAGCTTGTTCTCATGGCGACTCATGACCCTATCCTTGCTCTCATGGGCTCAAAAAGGATTGTGATAAAAAACGGCGGAATACACGAGATCATAGAAACTTCTTCAGAGGAAAGGGGAAGCCTTGAAGCTCTGCGTAAGCTGGATGAAAAACTTCTCACTATGAGGAACATTCTGAGAACCGGCGGAAGGTTGAATAATATCGATGATACAATAATTTAG
- a CDS encoding MlaE family ABC transporter permease has protein sequence MENYIRKFGRNFIDLAVFFHGFTIFSNKVIKTFFKLKLFNPAVGLVFVRQIYFTGVQILPVYIVISLIIGVAMVGSLMQAADLVGGIDQLGRIMVVISFNQIAPLVTSILLALRSATAVTAEIALMKMNREIDTLQSLSIDPFEYLYLPRIAAGVICMMALSTIFVCVSLLGGYFILSFLQDMSLDYMLTTIFDNLEVLDIITFLVKVFFLGFALMSIPIYTALETKEAVTEIPIALLRGMMRLFYAFILIQIFTVMLGMYL, from the coding sequence ATGGAAAATTATATCAGAAAATTTGGGCGCAATTTTATTGATCTTGCCGTTTTTTTTCACGGGTTTACCATCTTCTCAAACAAGGTTATAAAAACCTTTTTCAAGCTTAAGTTATTTAACCCTGCGGTGGGGTTGGTCTTTGTCAGACAGATATATTTCACGGGCGTTCAGATCCTCCCTGTTTATATCGTTATATCGCTCATAATAGGCGTTGCCATGGTTGGTTCGCTGATGCAGGCGGCGGATCTCGTCGGCGGAATTGATCAGTTGGGAAGAATCATGGTTGTCATATCATTCAACCAGATCGCCCCTCTCGTCACATCCATACTCCTTGCGCTCCGTTCCGCCACGGCGGTAACCGCCGAAATCGCGCTGATGAAAATGAACAGAGAGATAGACACGCTTCAGTCACTCTCCATAGATCCGTTTGAATATCTTTATCTTCCCCGAATCGCAGCGGGCGTTATATGTATGATGGCGCTCTCCACTATATTCGTGTGCGTATCGCTTCTCGGCGGCTATTTTATCCTCAGCTTCCTTCAGGATATGTCGCTGGACTACATGCTGACCACTATATTTGACAACCTCGAAGTTTTGGATATTATCACCTTCCTTGTAAAGGTTTTCTTCCTCGGTTTCGCCCTGATGAGCATACCGATCTACACTGCTCTTGAAACCAAGGAAGCAGTCACTGAAATACCCATTGCCCTGCTGAGAGGAATGATGAGACTTTTTTACGCGTTCATACTCATACAGATATTCACCGTTATGCTGGGGATGTACCTATGA